From the Dama dama isolate Ldn47 chromosome 24, ASM3311817v1, whole genome shotgun sequence genome, one window contains:
- the MUSTN1 gene encoding musculoskeletal embryonic nuclear protein 1, with protein MSQAGAQEAPIKKKRPPVKEEDLKGARGNLTKNQEIKSKTYQVMRECEQAGSTAPSVFSRARTGAETVFEKPKAGPAKSVFG; from the exons ATGTCCCAG GCTGGCGCTCAGGAAGCCCCCATCAAGAAGAAGCGGCCCCCTGTGAAGGAGGAGGACTTGAAGGGGGCCCGAGGGAACCTGACCAAGAACCAGGAGATCAAGTCCAAGACCTACCAGGTCATGAGAGAGTGTG AGCAAGCTGGTTCTACTGCCCCGTCAGTGTTCAGCCGCGCCCGGACTGGGGCTGAGACGGTGTTTGAGAAGCCCAAAGCCGGACCCGCCAAGAGTGTCTTTGGCTGA
- the ITIH4 gene encoding LOW QUALITY PROTEIN: inter-alpha-trypsin inhibitor heavy chain H4 (The sequence of the model RefSeq protein was modified relative to this genomic sequence to represent the inferred CDS: substituted 1 base at 1 genomic stop codon): protein MKTPAPGCTHSIVLVLLSLAVLQTTKAQKVQNDVDIYSLTVDSKVSSRFAHTVITSRVVNRADAMQEATFQVELPKKAFITNFSMVIDGVTYPGNIKEKTAAQEQYSEAVARGESAGLVRATGRKTEQFQVSVSVAPAAKVTFELVYEELLARHLGAYELLLRVRPQQLVKHLQMDIHIFEPQGISFLETESTFLTDKLAEALTISQNKTKAHIRFKPTLSQQQKSPEKQDTVLDGNFIVRYDVDRTVSGGSIQIDYFVHYFAPDSLSTIPKNVIFVIDKSGSMMGRKIKQTREALIKILSDLSPHDQFNLISFNAEATKWKPLLVPASTENVNEAKSYATGIQAQGGTNINDAMLMAVQLLEKANREELLPAGSVTLIILLTDGDPTAGETNPSKIQKNVQKAINGQHSLFCLGFGFDVSYSFLEKMALENGGLARCIYEDSDSALQLQDFYQQVANPLMTSVAFEYLSNAVELVTQDVFRVFFKGSELVVAGKLRDQSPDVLSVRVWGQLHKENVTFVMESHVAEQEETFQSPKYIFHSFMERLWAYLTIQQLLEQMVSALDAEKQALEARALNLSLSYSFVTPLTSMVITKPGQEQSQVAEKPLEDENRDRRVHPGLVLFGHSGRDGASRKTGGTLKVLNSPARFRLPGRLPASPPPFFRTTSRLVLPEMTLRATTTAPPFAPVQAPSVILPLPGQSVDRLCVDLRRPQELVNLLSDPDQGVEVTGHYETAKARFSXIEVTFENPQLQVHASPEHVVMTRNRRSSAYKWKETLYSVMPGLKVTMDKAGLLLLSRPDRVTIGLLFWDGSGKGLRLLLQDTDRFSSHVNGTLGQFYQDVLWGPLDMADDSKRTLKVQGHDYSATRKLKLDYQEGPPGKEISCWSVEL from the exons ATGAAGACCCCAGCCCCTGGTTGCACCCACAGCATCGTGCTGGTCCTGCTCTCGCTGGCCGTCCTCCAGACCACCAAGGCCCAAAAG GTCCAGAATGACGTTGACATCTACAGCCTCACTGTGGACTCTAAGGTCTCCTCCCGATTCGCCCACACAGTTATCACCAGCCGGGTGGTCAACAGGGCTGATGCCATGCAGGAGGCCACCTTCCAGGTGGAGCTGCCCAAGAAAGCCTTCATCACCAACTTCTCCAT GGTCATCGATGGTGTGACCTACCCGGGTAACATCAAGGAGAAGACTGCAGCGCAGGAGCAGTACAGCGAGGCCGTGGCCAGGGGCGAGAGCGCCGGCCTCGTCAG GGCCACCGGGAGAAAGACAGAGCAGTTCCAGGTGTCAGTCAGTGTGGCTCCCGCTGCCAAGGTCACCTTCGAGCTTGTGTATGAGGAGCTGTTGGCACGTCATCTGGGAGCATACGAGCTACTGCTGAGAGTCCGGCCCCAGCAGCTGGTCAAACACCTGCAG ATGGACATTCACATCTTTGAGCCTCAGGGCATCAGCTTTCTGGAGACAGAGAGCACCTTCCTGACCGATAAACTGGCAGAGGCCCTCACCATCTCACAGAACAAGACCAAG GCTCACATCCGATTCAAGCCAACACTGTCACAGCAACAAAAGTCTCCGGAGAAGCAGGACACGGTCCTAGATGGCAACTTCATTGTCCGCTACGATGTGGACCGGACTGTCTCTGGGGGTTCCATTCAG ATTGACTACTTTGTGCACTACTTTGCCCCTGATAGCCTGTCCACGATACCCAAGAATGTGATCTTTGTCATCGACAAGAGCGGCTCCATGATGGGCAGGAAAATAAAGCAA acaagggaagccctcatcaaGATCCTGAGTGACCTCAGTCCCCATGACCAGTTCAACCTCATCAGCTTCAATGCGGAAGCAACCAAGTGGAAACCTCTGCTAGTGCCAGCCTCGACTGAGAACGTGAATGAGGCCAAGAGCTATGCCACTGGCATCCAGGCCCAGGGAG GGACCAATATAAACGATGCGATGCTGATGGCTGTGCAGCTGCTGGAGAAAGCTAACCGGGAGGAGCTGTTGCCTGCAGGGAGTGTCACCCTCATCATCCTCCTCACCGATGGTGACCCCACTGCAG GGGAGACCAACCCTTCGAAGATCCAGAAGAACGTACAGAAAGCCATAAATGGCCAGCACAGTCTCTTCTGCCTGGGCTTCGGCTTTGACGTCAGCTACAGCTTCCTGGAGAAGATGGCTCTGGAAAATGGCGGCCTGGCCCGGTGCATCTATGAAGACTCAGACTCCGCCCTGCAGCTGCAG GACTTCTACCAGCAGGTGGCCAACCCACTGATGACGTCAGTGGCCTTTGAGTACCTGAGCAATGCTGTGGAGTTGGTCACGCAGGACGTCTTCCGGGTGTTCTTCAAGGGCTCCGAGTTGGTAGTGGCTGGGAAGCTCCGGGACCAGAGCCCTGATGTGCTCTCAGTCCGAGTCTGGGGGCAGCTA CATAAGGAGAATGTCACCTTTGTGATGGAGTCCCATGTGGCTGAGCAAGAGGAGACATTCCAGAGCCCCAAGTACATCTTCCACAGCTTCATGGAGAGACTCTGGGCATATCTGACCATCCAGCAACTCCTCGAGCAAAT GGTCTCTGCGTTAGATGCTGAGAAGCAGGCTCTGGAGGCCCGTGCACTGAACTTGTCACTCAGCTACAGCTTTGTCACCCCCCTCACGTCCATGGTGATCACCAAACCCGGTCAAGAACAGTCTCAGGTTGCTGAGAAGCCTTTGGAGGATG AAAACAGAGACAGGAGAGTCCACCCAG GGCTCGTGCTGTTTGGTCATTCTGGGAGGGACGGAGCATCCAGGAAAACAG GTGGAACTTTGAAAGTGTTAAACAGCCCTGCAAGATTCAGATTACCTGGACgtcttcctgcttctcctcctccatTCTTCCGTACGACCTCGAGATTGGTGCTACCAGAGATGACATTAC gagCAACCACGACAGCCCCACCCTTCG CTCCtgtccaggctccttctgtcatCCTGCCACTGCCTGGGCAGAGTGTGGACCGGCTCTGTGTGGACCTCCGACGCCCTCAGGAGCTAGTGAACCTGCTGTCGGACCCTGACCAAG GGGTTGAGGTGACTGGCCACTATGAGACAGCGAAGGCCCGCTTCTCGTAGATTGAGGTAACCTTCGAGAACCCTCAGCTGCAGGTCCATGCGTCCCCTGAGCATGTGGTTATGACTCGAAACCGAAGAAGCTCTGCATACAAGTGGAAGGAAACACTGTACTCGGTGATGCCCGG CCTCAAGGTGACCATGGACAAGGCGGGGCTCCTGTTGCTCAGCAGACCAGACAGAGTGACCATAGGCTTGCTGTTCTGGGACGGCTCCGGAAAGGGGCTCCGGCTTCTCCTGCAGGACACTGACCGCTTCTCCAGCCACGTCAACGGGACTCTTG GCCAGTTTTACCAGGATGTGCTCTGGGGGCCCCTGGACATGGCAGATGACAGCAAGCGAACGCTGAAGGTCCAGGGGCATGACTACTCTGCCACCAG AAAGCTCAAGCTGGATTACCAAGAGGGGCCCCCAGGCAAAGAGATTTCCTGCTGGTCTGTGGAGCTGTAG